atcaaaatcaataaaaaattttagatagcaaataataactgatagtgcaatttcaatagtgtatttcaataatttcagagagtcaataaaatcaaatcactctcaaatcaataaaatcaaatcaatctcaaatcaattcagtaacacatcagtaaattttatagtcaaatatcaatcaatataaatacattaaaggcctgttcccggaatcctaatgggtttaatgcagagatagttgacaaaatcaattatttaatcaaaacgaaataaaattcaataataatataaaactctagaaaatcacatataaaatcattgttaaaatattgattcaaaatttcatttaataacaaacttaatgctaagaaattttaaaagggacaaaaatagtgccatgtactataattaccactcacctggaacttgcaagacaatagttattttcaatggaagagagacaatttcaactgactaattgaatatttgaatctcctacatactcaaaatataaaaaaaaaatattaaataataataaaataaaataacttatatatatatatatatatatatatatatatatatatatatatatatatatatatatatatatatatatatatatatatatatatatatatatatatatatatatatatatataatctaaatttaaagatatcgtctcacagtaattatgatcaaccAAATTCAGTACCGATatcaaagagaagaaaaataaatttatagagtagttgtaacggtttaaggagagaaaataaaatcaaatttaccTGTTATTGAACGAAGAAcaagaatttttattttaaaaacataatcaaaggtgatgaattgagaaataaaaatttaagaattatctgcgcacatcagattatttatatatatacatataacaataaataaaagattatgaaaatatctgttgagagtatttagtaggaaaaggaggtgacaaacaggttttgagagtaaagtttagcagaagagatgattagggtatatatatatttcaagagttctattaggtgtaaaatgggataagagttattattgaactgggttgttcagattgcaatATATATTaagtttcaaaaataatatatatatctaaaaataaataagtagatcatctaataaaatatatatatattttataaatatattaaattattgttaactaattaaaataaaataataataaataataaatgtatatggatTTTCACACATACTTatataactaattaaattatGTATAAATAAGTTATATAAGGCGTTAGATGtgtgtaaataataataaaaaaattaaatactaaaaatACATTTTTTTAGAATTAACGAAATATGtgtcatatatttaataaaaaaaaattgacgtTACTAACTAAAATGACATTATCTAATGAACTAAAAGAAAAAAGAATcaagaaaatataatttaaataaaaatttgcatattttctttttaagaagttttaaaataaatcttaaaaattatatttaacaaaATAGGATATGGTAGGGATTGAATATATAAGAGGcctcttaaatttaaatattatttgcaATTATTGAGCTAAGAATGTTGtaattaattacatatattaataaattttaaaagtatttttaaatattaattaaaataattaatatatctaTATTGTatagtaatttttaaaattaaatatttcttgtaaaaaaaataataaagcctCAATTAAAGTAAAGAATTTATAGGTGACTCATGTACCAAACAAAGAAGcagaaaaaaataataacaaaaaaagaaataaaagtcGTACAAATTTGGAGTTGATCTTGGGTCAAAAGGGGTCCTTCACCAATGAGCCGCCATTGCTTAAACTACTTAATGATAGACAAAGCGTTCAAAGTGGTGACGAAACAAAACACTCCGTCCCACATCGAAATATGATGAGGAGAGGGAGCAGTTAGCTTCTGTATAAATAGAAGATCTCCTCGCATTTTCGCAGACATTGATATAAGCTGTAAAATGCGCCTTTATGGTGGGATTACGGTTAAATCAATGTTTAAATAGAACGCATGGGGTTCTTCTTCATGGCTACATGTACCAAGTGAAGGCTTGTGAATTAGTAGTCTTTTTCTTGATTTGCCAAAGCGGCTGTAGCTATATTCATTATGGCTGAGAAGTTAACTGGCCGGTTGTTATGAGGTTTCTTTGAGATCTCCATTGACATATCTGCTTACCGAGCTTCTCATATTATTTCATCAATGAAGATTAATTTACAGTTTTCTATACTAGTGGGATAATATCtacatcttaattatttgaagagACCATAAGTGGAAAATTTCATAGGATTTAGCCTTTTTAAGAGATCCTTCTCTTACACAAACATTATGTGGGTCACTTTCCAGGTATCCTGCTTTAACTTCCCAGCAGTATGCGTCTATAGGTGACTATACTATCCTTTCAAGATCTGATTTTATTTTGCAATTTTTGGATTCAgaacataattttaaattttaatatcaatgaTTTGTTTCCTTTTCTCAATACACGGGATAAATGCCAAAGGATTTTCCCTACATTTTGAAACAATTACATTTGAGCTTGCTTTCCATTTTTTAGTCCCCAGAAAACATTCAAAATGTTATTGACTCATTGTAATTGAAATTGCAGAAGATAAACTGATTTATGTTGGGGCCAAAGGCCATTGACAAATCAAATCTTTGGGAACAGATGAATTAAGGTTTACATTTTTTACATAATTCACTTACTGATGATTTTCTCCTTATTGAATAGGAATTGACATTCACCTCACCTGTTCATTCCTCTCAACACATCTGCTAACTGCTGGTATCATCGGATTCAATAGCCAGATTATATGATAGCTCTTCCGggcaaaagcataattacaatcCAATTACTTTCAAACTCCCAGCGCTACTCACTTAAAATggggaataaaataaaatctaataaataaccatctgaaaattacctattaaaaCAATGTATGACACTAATTTTTCCTATACACAAGTTCAGCCGCAGCAGCCAAAATTTGGCCTGCAATGAGACTATGGCATCAACCACTGCCATTGAATGCAGCAGTCAAATAGCCAACTTTGAAGCCCATCTTATCTCTAGCAAAATCATCACTGCAATGGTAAGCCTTAACTGGGTAAGCCTCAAACCCAACTGACCGTTTTGCAGCAAAAGAGTCGCTGGGTTCCAGTCTCTTTGAAACCGGAATTTCATTGATTGTCCGCTTATAGGGACCAAACCATTTGGCCTGTATGTACCCATTTCTCCTCCATGGTGGGACATGCAAGTCCATCTCTTTCATCGACCGTCTTATTGCACTGCACATTAATCTCACAACCTGCTTGAGCTCCTCAGGCTTGCCAATGAATACTAGTGGAAAAGCATCAAGGAGTGCGGCGTAACCGGTGGTGGGACGAGCAATTTCGAATTCTCCCGCTAGAAACACTTCAACAACGAAGCGATTCCCATCAATATTCACATCTACATACTCGTATTCTCCAGGTGGGTGCCTTCCAAATTTCTCCCACCGGGATTTGCAAAGACCTATACCCAAGCATatgcattcatataaaatttggaCCAAATATATATTATGcgaaaggcaaaaattgagagtaggcaaaagttaaatttatttttttatttttattttttttttaggaaacAAAAGGCAAAAGGTAAATTTATAAAGCACTAACCAGCATCAAAGCCTTGTTCTCGTAAACGAGACATCAATCTGCGCTTGAAGCCATGCGAAGACCTTTCCCCTACAATCCCACATGCAAGTTGTGTCTCGGCGCGAATCTTTCTTTTGGCATCGTCGTCATCATTGTCATTAAGCAAATTCTCCAAGATATTCTTGTCCTCAGAATCAGAGCAGAAACTCTCCAATTGTTCGAGTTTGGAATCATGTTCCAGATCATGATCTTTTGCATTGTCTCCTTGAATTCGATAGTCCCTTTCGATAAAAGAATTGACAAGCTCAGAAAGGTCAGCAGAATTGTCAGGCGAGTAGTGCTCGCTGCCGCTGCTCTCACAAAGCCTCATCTGAGCGGCCTCGTCGAAAGCAGCACGCGTGTTGTTGAACCTCATAGGGCGCTTTGCCATGGTATATTGCAAAAGAATGAGATTGAATTTAAAGAAGATGAGGTTCCAGGTTTACATGTATAGAAAGAAAGAGTCTGATTATGACACAAATATGGCGAAATTATGTGTAAATTAaagctatatacatatatataaggcAGGTGGAAGAGAGTGGCCCGTGGCAGTGAGATGAGCATGCATATAGACTTGATTTCGCTTCTCTTTACTGAATATGGATGACATGAAGTCCAGGTTCACTACGGTGTAATATGTAATAGGATTTATTCTGAATTGATTACTACTAATTGACTTGATTAGAAAGAAAGATAAATCAAGGGACTTTAATTAATTTGGCtgccatttctctctctctctctctctctctctctctctcattgaatttaggattttttattttcctttacttACCCAACGTTTTAGACTCATTATTTTATGAATAAATATACACGTACATAtgtctaataattaatttattaatattttatacatatttaaatatatttatttgtaatacaaaatattttgttttaatatttataaaattataaaaatttgttaTATTTTTCTTAATGAGTGAAATTTATTTGAAAAGTAAATAAGAGGTTAGTgtgatttattaaattttataaataataataataataaaaaaaaaaggatcttCAGCCTTTATGCGCGTAAGTTTGAGTTTAAGCAGCAGGAGGGCGTGTCTGGACTATAGCAGGCCTGCCCATGGATTGGCTTTAGGTTGGAATTGATGGTTCAGTGCTCGGGGAGAGCTGAACTTGAATCAGATAAATCCCGTTCAATAGTGGTTTTGATGGCTTCGATTTCAAATCGGCTCAATTTTATTTATGTGACGCTCATTAAAGATgtcatttattaaaaattaaaattggtttTAACCGAATTGAATCAATTCTTCAAACCATTAATTCCTATTTCAATTCCTCAAAAGAGGTCCCTAATTGGCCTTCTATAACTGGTTGAAGTTCCGGTTTAGATCTAAAACCATCAACTCAATTAGGTTTTAAATTTCACCCAAATCGGTCCGGTTCAAACCCTGAGCAGGCCCCTGGCCGCCCCTAGACTACAGGCTTGTTGGATCCGAGTTTCCAGGAAATGCCATAAAGCATATACCAATCAATAGCCATTTTAACATTCCGATATGTCACATTCCTGGACGTGGAAAATTGAAGATGTAGGTGTCCCAATATCCATATGGCATTATTGGTGACCAGGTTCAATGCATCTTTTCTACTTCTGTCCAAATACATTGAATCCTTTTTTCCTTTAACTGAGGATCCAAAAATACATTTTATGGGCTAAACTTCTTAGATGGGCCCATGTTGGAGATGAAAAAAGAGTGAGCTCAGCCATTTCCGAAGCCAATCGGCACGCATTATGGCTTTGCCTGCTTTGCATTCCATTCACACTTCTCTCGCCCAAAGCCCAATTGACCTACATGAAAAatgatatataataaaaaatgaaaacatAAGCGGTCTCTTTCTGCGTCGAAATGCAGAAAAGAGATTCTCGTCTGGTAACCCTCTTCTACCCGTGGGAGAGATACTGCTAGGCTTCCATTAATGAAAGGTTCGTTTATTTTATGTACGATTTAAATGTCTTCTCTTTTTGTTTGTTTGACTCTATTTTCTTGAGCCGCAGTTTTTCCAATCTGTGTAAATTTACTGTGGTGAGGGTGGGGTTTCGAAAGGATTGAGATTGGATCTTGTTagcaatttcataaaatttagtgATACATGGtctgattattgaattttggattTATATGGAGGATATGAGACTCTTGATGGCTTTTATTTTCTTGGTCGTAGAATCGATTTCAAATGTAGCAATGTTGCTTGTCATTTCTTATGCCTTGTGGGTTTATTCAATTAGTGAAAAGCTGTTTCCAGCTGCTTAAACGTGTTTCCTTTCCTTACAAAAGGACTATACCTGATAAGTTTGCCTAACTGCCTATTGCTATTAGTATGTACATCTCTTTGAGATTTATTATATGTTTTGAAAGGATACAAGTTTACAAGCTAAATGAAGCTGATAATTTAGTTCAGACATGCAAGTGTGCAAAGTTAATCTTAGTTAGATATTTTTTTCTAAACAGCATATGAAATTTAGTGTTGATGCCGTTCTGAAATTTAGTCTTTGAACAGCATCAAGTCTTAAGATCTACTGGAACTCCTAAAATTTGATCCCCAGATGGATGAGGTTGATACATTGCACATGCAATGTATATCATTTATACCTGTTGCTGTATTCCAAATGTCATTTCTGGGACATGTTTCTCATATGTCAACCTGATataagtcttttaggaaaatgAAGATTTCACAAATTCTCTGCTCTCTTACTAGACATTCTTGAAACAATAGTTACTGTGGTTTAAATTCCTCTCTGTTGGTTTTGATCTTCAACTATCTCATATAAAAGAGGTTAATCAaagatatatatgtgtgtgttttGACAATTAATGtgtttagcttctttcttgctagGTATATGAATTAATGCAATTTGTTGATCGttatctccttttttttttctctttctttttttggtCAAGTTTGCTCTCGATGTTTCTTTTTGATAGATTTTTGGGTTCCTGAAAGCTCTGGTTGTCTCTGTAGATTTATCTTTTGTTGGTTCATGAACCCCTGTAACATCCTATGATCCTAACAATATAGATTTGGTTGAATATATTCAAAGTTTGGGTATACATAGAGGAGGATGGCTGGTGGAATATCAAGTTTCTGGGGTCCTGTTACATCCACTACAGAGTGTTGCCAGAAGAATTATGCTTATTCCTTTTACTGTTTTGTTTTTAAGAGATTTAACTCAATTAAGAGTTTAAGACAGAAGTAAGAAATTTACACTAATTtaccataaaattttaatttacactAATTTACCATTAAGAGTTTTTGCTGAAGTTCATTGACTTAAAAAACGAATTTAACTAATAATTTTTCATAACCTAAGATGTGTGGCTGAGATGAGATCAATCCTTGTATACTCGACTTTTCCCAGCCAAGATGATATATAAACCAGCAGCTAGGGTATTTGGAGACCATCGCTTCTCATTATATGTGTGATGTTTAGGAGGGGCAGACAACTCTTCGTATTCAATTTGCACGTCGATTCTTCTTGTTTGGCCCATTTTCTATTGTTTGATCTGATGTGTATTTGTACCAAGTGAAGGCATAGGAATCACTAGCCTTCATCTTGAATTGCCAAAGCAGCTGTAGCTCTACTAATTATGGTTGACAAGTTAACTGGCCGGTTGTTGTGTGATATTTCTTTGAGAACTCCAATGACATATCTACTTACCGACCTTCTcacattttttccttttttctttttaaaaaaatcatttgcTGATGAGAAGGGAGAGAAGAGGGAAATGGCATAGGATTTAGCATTTCTAAGAGACCTCTCTCTTACATCAACATTATAAGGTCACCTTCCAGGCATTCTGCTTTGACCTCCCAGCAATCTGCATCTATTGTTGACTACATTATCCTTCCAAGATATAATTTGGCAATTTTGAGATTTAGGACATAATTTTAATCTCAATGATTTGTTCCCTTCTCTTAAACATTTATATGGGATAAATGCTAAGGATTTTGCGTATTAATTACTGACAGTTGTAGTAGTCAAATATATTAGAAGCCTTAGTTTTTAAAGGTATAGCTAGAGACTGTCCGAAACAATAGTTATTGTGCTTTAAATTCCTCGTTCTACTGGTTTTGATCTTCACCTAACTCTTATAGAAAaggttattttatatatatatatatgccctcAATGAATCCCTATAACATCCTGACAAAAGAGATTTAGTTGATTATGTTAAAAGTTTAGGCATACATAGAGTCATAGAGTAGGGTGACTGATGGAACCTCAAGTTTCTGAGGTCCTCTTAGATCCACTAATGAGTGTTGCAAGAAGAATTATtcttattgttattattttttatttttaaagagatTTAGCTCATTTGAGACTAAAGGTAAGAAATTTGCACTAATTTACCATAAAATTGAAATTGGCATTAATTGTATTCACAAACAAATTCACTAGTTTTTATGCCAAAGTTCATCAactttaaaaatgaatttaactAATATTTTTTCATGTCCTTAGATGTGTGGCTGAGATGAGATCAATCCTTACACACTCGACTTTTCCTAGCCAAGATGATATATAAACAATCAGCCAGTGCTTTTGAAGACCATTGCTTCTCATATATGTGTGATGTTTAGGAGGGGCAAATAACACTTTGTATTTAGTTTGCACTTCGATTCTTCATTCTCTGAGCCCATATTTTCTGTCTTTTTAGATCTGATGGCTACATGTACCAAGGGAAGGCAAGGGAATCAGTAGCCTTCATCTTGAATTGTCAAAGCGGCTGTAGCTATACTAATTATGTCTAAGAAGCTAACTGGCCGGTGGTTGTATGAGATTTCTTTGAGATCTCTGTCGACATATCTGCTTACCGAGCttctcacatttttttttttttttaattattagctGATGGGAAGAGTGAGAAGATGGAAATGGCATAGGATTAACCTTTTCAAGAGACCCTAATCTTACATCAACATTATAAGCGTCACCTTCCAGGCATTCTGCTTTGACCTCCTACCAGTCTGCGTCTATTGGTGACTACATTATCCTTCCACGTTTCTGTTTTATTTTGCAATTTTCAGATTCAGGACATACTTTTATCTCAATGATTTGTTCCTTTTTCTTAAACATTTCTTCATGATAAATGCTAGGGATTTTGCCTATTAATTGCTGATGGTTGCAGTAGTCAAATGTATAAGAATCCTTAATTTCTAAAGGCATAGCTTGTGACTGTCTGAAACAATAGTTAATGTGGTTTAAATTCCTTTTTCTGTTGGCTTTGATCTTCACCTAGCTCTTCTAAAAGTGGATATTCAAGATATATATATCTGCAATTTTTTCTTGCCGCCATGCATTCAACGTGTTCTGGGGTCCAATGTGGCAGAGATGGGCTAAAATGTTTTGACAGCACTCTAGAGTCTAGCAGTTCCGTGATGGGTGACTAATACATTATTtcctatttgaaaattttttttaatcattattattttttttattcaattttcacTTTATCAAAACTTTAAacc
The sequence above is a segment of the Hevea brasiliensis isolate MT/VB/25A 57/8 chromosome 11, ASM3005281v1, whole genome shotgun sequence genome. Coding sequences within it:
- the LOC110672816 gene encoding uncharacterized protein LOC110672816, yielding MAKRPMRFNNTRAAFDEAAQMRLCESSGSEHYSPDNSADLSELVNSFIERDYRIQGDNAKDHDLEHDSKLEQLESFCSDSEDKNILENLLNDNDDDDAKRKIRAETQLACGIVGERSSHGFKRRLMSRLREQGFDAGLCKSRWEKFGRHPPGEYEYVDVNIDGNRFVVEVFLAGEFEIARPTTGYAALLDAFPLVFIGKPEELKQVVRLMCSAIRRSMKEMDLHVPPWRRNGYIQAKWFGPYKRTINEIPVSKRLEPSDSFAAKRSVGFEAYPVKAYHCSDDFARDKMGFKVGYLTAAFNGSG